The Dokdonia donghaensis DSW-1 DNA window GATGAACACGCACGCCATAGGTGATAGTGCAAACGTGGTTGTACTGCGAGCATATGATAAGGTTCTTACTTCAAAAAAAGATCCACGCTGGAAGGTAGAGCACGCTCAAGTAGTATCTACAGAAGATTTTGACGTTTTTAGTGATAAAATTTTACCTTCTGTACAGCCTACGCACGCCACAAGTGATATGTACTGGGCAGAAGATAGAGTAGGGGCAGAGCGTATAAAAGGCGCTTATGCTTATAAAGACCTACTTAAACAATCTGGACTTGTTATTTTAGGAACAGATTTTCCGGTAGAGCAGGTGTCACCTTTTTACACATTTTATGCAGCAGTGGCTCGTAAAGATTTAAAACAATATCCAGAAGGAGGCTACCAGATGGAAAATGCATTGTCTAGAGAAGAAACCTTAAAAGGAATGACTGTATGGGCAGCCTACTCAAACTTTGAAGAAGCAGAAAAAGGAAGTATCGAGTCAGGTAAGTTTGCAGACTTTATCATTATGGATCAAGATATTATGATCGTAGATGAAGATGCAATACCTAATCTTGAAGTGGGTGCAACATACGTAAACGGCGAGAACGTTTACAACAAGCTATAATGAAGTCACAACAAGATCACCTCATTGAGCTTGCTCATTACAAAATGCCTTTTGGGAAATATAAGGGTAAATATCTGGTAGACCTGCCTGAGTCGTATTACGTATGGTTTAGGCAACAAGGCTTTCCAGAAGGGAAGCTAGGTAGGTTGCTACAAGAAATGATGGAAATAAAAGTTAACGGACTAGAGCCTATGGTGCGTAAAATACAGCGCGGTTTCCCTAAGCCTATTAACTTGAGCTAGCTTAAAACCCTTTGTGTATTATAAAAATAGCAGGTCTTTTATGTAGGTCTGGCGCATTAGATTTCCAGAAAGAAGCACTTTTTGTGATAATATACTCTGTTGGTAAGGTGATATCACAGGCTATACAAACTTGTGTATCTGGGTGTACTGTAGCACAAATATCTTCTAGCATTTTATTATTACGATACGGTGTCTCTATAAAAAGTTGCGTCTGGTTGTGCTCAAATGAGAGACGTTCTAGTCTTTTAAGCTCTTGTTTGCGCTCTTTTTGATCAATGGGAAGGTAGCCGTTAAAGGCAAAATTTTGTCCATTCATACCACTACTCATCATTGCCATAAGTATAGAAGACGGCCCTACTAGAGGTACTACTTGTATTCCTTTTTGATGAGCTATTTTTACCACTTCTGCACCAGGGTCTGCAACCCCAGGAACGCCAGCCTCAGAGAGTAAACCTACAGACTCACCTTGTAAACAAGGCTCTAGGTATGAAGGTATCTCAGATACGTCTGTGTATTTATTGAGTTGAAATAGCGTGAGTGACGGTTGTGACTTGCTAGGCGAGATAGCTTTAATAGAGCGGCGTGCCGTTTTTTCATTTTCTACTATATAGGTATCTATAAGTTCTACCACTTTCTTTACAGAGATAGGCATCACCTCTAGAGCGCTTGTATCACCTAGAGTAGTAGGGATGAGATATAATTTTCCGGTAGTTGTAAATGTGCTCATAGATAAGTCTACGGTCAGTCATATGGTTGGGGAGCTGATCGTGATAGACGCAATATAAATAGCTTTACCTAGATGCGCAACCTAAAGCGCATATTCTATTGCTGCTCACAAAGAAGATTTATTACTGCAGCTGTCCCGCAATCTCTTCACAGGCTTGGTCTAGCATCTCATAAACTCTTTTAAAATCTTCTTGCATACCGTTATAAGGATCTGGAACATCTACCTTCTCACCGGGAAAAACGGTGTCCAAAATCATTATAACCTTTCGGCGCTCCTCATCTGTACTTGCAAGCGCTAGTACATCTTCTAGGTTGTTTTGATCCATCACATAAATGTGGTCAAATTTTTTAAAATCGCTTTTTGCTATTTGCCTTCCTTTTAATTGTGAGATGTCTATACCATTATCTCTAGCAACTTTTATGCTTCTAGCATCTGGAGCATTACCTACGTGCCAGTCACCAGTCCCGGCAGAGTCTATTATAAATTGCTCGCTATCTAGTTTGTTACGTAAGATACCTTCGGCTAGGGGAGACCTACATATATTACCTAGGCACACCATAAGGATGTTTGTTTTTGACATCTGTAAACTTTTGAGGCGAAAGATAATTATTTTGAGTGCGCTTTCGCGAAAGCGTACCTTGTTTTATAAAAAAGCTCCGACCATATGGC harbors:
- a CDS encoding DUF3820 family protein, with protein sequence MKSQQDHLIELAHYKMPFGKYKGKYLVDLPESYYVWFRQQGFPEGKLGRLLQEMMEIKVNGLEPMVRKIQRGFPKPINLS
- a CDS encoding low molecular weight protein-tyrosine-phosphatase, which translates into the protein MSKTNILMVCLGNICRSPLAEGILRNKLDSEQFIIDSAGTGDWHVGNAPDARSIKVARDNGIDISQLKGRQIAKSDFKKFDHIYVMDQNNLEDVLALASTDEERRKVIMILDTVFPGEKVDVPDPYNGMQEDFKRVYEMLDQACEEIAGQLQ
- a CDS encoding SAM-dependent methyltransferase, encoding MSTFTTTGKLYLIPTTLGDTSALEVMPISVKKVVELIDTYIVENEKTARRSIKAISPSKSQPSLTLFQLNKYTDVSEIPSYLEPCLQGESVGLLSEAGVPGVADPGAEVVKIAHQKGIQVVPLVGPSSILMAMMSSGMNGQNFAFNGYLPIDQKERKQELKRLERLSFEHNQTQLFIETPYRNNKMLEDICATVHPDTQVCIACDITLPTEYIITKSASFWKSNAPDLHKRPAIFIIHKGF